DNA from Cutibacterium acnes:
CAACGTGGTCGTTGCTCGCGAATCAGTGGAGGTGCCATGGTCAGTGATACGTACAATGGAGGACCCGCCTGGGTCTGGGCCGTTGGCTGGAATCAGAGCCGGGCTGCAGGCTTTGCCTCCCGCTCAACCGGATGATTTGGTGCTCGTTTGCGCGGTGGACTCTCCGGGGATTGGCAGGTCAATTCGTCAGTTGCGCGAAGCGCTAGAGGATGATCCGTTGAACCATTTCGCTGGGGCCGTCACATTTGGGGGAGTACCGAAGCCTCATCGTCAGCTCCTGCAAGGGTTGTATCGGCGAGTACCCTTAGAAGCCTCGATTGCCGCTGCTGACACGGTCGTGAACCGCTCGGTACACAGCGTGCTCGGTGGCTTATGCTTGCTCGACCTTCCAGTGGAGCCAGAGGCTTGTCGTGATCTTGACACTCCGGGCGATGTGGAGTGGTGGTTGCGTCACATCGGCGATTGATTCTCCGAAGCGTACGTGTTTTTCGGAAACCCTGCGCCCATGATGAGACATCCTCTCCACGCAGTTACCGTGGTCATTACTATGACAGCGAGACACTCCGTGTCGCAGGAGCACAGAGTTAGTCGAGGCGCTGCTTTAATAAAGCGCGTTGAGGAGCATGTGTGGTCCCGCATCGCTCGGTTTCCGTAAGTCTTGCGAGGGGGCGGACTCCTGCCCCTCTAGAGGCGCACTCTTAGTGGCTTATGCCGAGCACGGGTCGGCGAGAGCGCTGATCGGATCTCGATAAGATCGATTGTGTGGATGAGATCAGGGCACGCGTCATCACTGTCTCAGATCGTTGTGCCGCTGGCGCGGCCCTGGACCGGTCTGGGCCCTTGGCTGCTTCATTGCTTGCTGAGCTGGGATGCAGCTGGCTCAAGGTCGATCCGGTGACTGTCGTACCTGACGGGATCGACTCGGTGGGCGGCGCTTTGAGGGATGCACTAGAGAATGGATGCCGGCTTGTCGTCACTACCGGTGGAACGGGGATCTCGCCGCGTGACCTTACCCCGGAAGCCACCGAGCCGTTGTTAGTGGCCCGTCTAGATGGGCTGGCCGAGCAGGTCCGAGCCCTCGGTGCGCATGGCTCCGCCCTGGCAGGACTATCGCGTGGTCTCGTAGGTGTGACCTCACGGGGTGACCAAGCGGCTCTCATCATCAATGCGCCCGGCTCCACTGGCGGAGTGCGCGACACCCTCACTGTGATCGGGCCGATGCTCGAACACATCTTCAGGCAGCTTGCCGGAGGAGGTCACTGACGTTCATGACTAGCGAGTTAGCACACACTGCATTTACTGAGTGCGGCGGACCGCACGTGCAGGCGTCCCTTCGGTTCGCTGGATCGTAGGGTGTTTTTAAACGTGGGTGTTGTGACGACCAACAGGTGGTCAGCAGCCTATGACAACCCTGAGAAGCGAGGAGGTAGCCATGTCGCATCATGACGACAACCCTGAGAAGATGGCCCGGATGCGTGATTGGTTGGAGATCGCCGCAAGAGAGGTGGACGTCGATCCATCCGTTCTGACCGATGTTGAGCAGCCTTTGCTTGACATGGTCTCAGTTATCTCGCACGGACCGTCCCGTCCGGGAGCCCCGCTGACGGCATTCCTGGTCGGTATTGCCACGGCACAGGGTGGCGATACCCTGCAGTTGGTAAAGAAATTGATGCAGGCCGCCGAGCAGCGGGGCCAAACACGGGACTAAACCTTCATGGGGAAGCGGAGCTGCTTGCAATCATTTGTAGCAGTGGCCTTAGTTGATTGGCGTTCATATGCCGATTCGCACCAGACTCCAGTAGTGCAGCGCTCGTCCGACGATCTCGCCCGCGAAAGTAATAATCAGCGTGGTGATAAGTAACCAGCCAAGGCTATGAGGGTGCTCGCGCGGTGTGTGTAAAGCTCCGCGGTAGACGAAACTTCCGAGCATGAGCGCGATGGCACCAAGCAGAATGAGTCGGGTAGCGTAGATACCTCCGGAGAACGTGTTACTGGCCTGGTGGGCGACAGGCCCGCCGGAGGCCAGCTGGGATGTGTAGAGCGGATAACCCACCATGAGGGCAACCGAGACCACGGCGGCGCCGATGGAGCACCATTTGGTTACCGTCAACGACAGGTCCCATTCCTGATCATCGGTTGGAGCGTTGATGGCACGGATCTCCTCGGTGACGTGCCGGGACCACCAGCCCGTGGTTTTCGGATGCTTTTCCCTGGCTGAGGGGACAGCTGTTTCGTGACGATGACGCACCATCGCGGTGATCATGAGTGCACAGGCCACTGAGAGAGTTCCCAAGATGATGGTCGTCGCTGTAAAGGAGAAAGGCACCCACCAGCTGTGCCAAGCCGGGACCGTCACCAAGGAGTAATAGATCATCGACTCGCACACCAACAGTCCGATGCCAACGATAGCGGTGACAACCGCGAGAACCCGCTGAATAGCGAAAGCAGGTCGCTTAAACCAACTCAGCATGGCAAAGACAAAGCCAAGTAGGGCGAAGCCGGAGCCAAACATGATTTCACGCGATAGCCAGGAAGTCTGCGGGTGACGCAAGACGTTGAGGGTATGAGCCGGGTAACCCATATGAAACATGGAGACGAAGAGGCCGAATACCATGGCCGGGCCGATGGCATAGAGCACTGGGCGACTGGTCCGTTCCACGACGCTGTTTTCGCGTCCCCTGATGGCTGCCCCCACGTGGGCGGTCCCAAGGACCAAAAAGGCACCAACGCACATCTGTGTGACGACGGTGAACAGGATCATCGGAACGTCGTGGGTGTTCATCAGATCTCCTTGGTATTAGCGATCTCGCCGGTGCCCTCGTCCCACCTCTGGGCGTCACGATGCGCAGTGATCACTAGGTGCGGTTTGGTTACCGAAGGATCAGGCAGTGGAGCGATGGCGTCCTCATTGCCGTATGTGCTGCGCAGCTCATCGATAGGTCCCCAATCCAGAGCTCGCGACGGGCAAGCGGCTACACAGGCTGGCTCTTTACCCTTACTGCGATAGTCGTAGCACAGATCGCATTTGCTCATTCGGCCAGTGTCCTTGCGGTACT
Protein-coding regions in this window:
- a CDS encoding dimethyl sulfoxide reductase anchor subunit family protein; this encodes MNTHDVPMILFTVVTQMCVGAFLVLGTAHVGAAIRGRENSVVERTSRPVLYAIGPAMVFGLFVSMFHMGYPAHTLNVLRHPQTSWLSREIMFGSGFALLGFVFAMLSWFKRPAFAIQRVLAVVTAIVGIGLLVCESMIYYSLVTVPAWHSWWVPFSFTATTIILGTLSVACALMITAMVRHRHETAVPSAREKHPKTTGWWSRHVTEEIRAINAPTDDQEWDLSLTVTKWCSIGAAVVSVALMVGYPLYTSQLASGGPVAHQASNTFSGGIYATRLILLGAIALMLGSFVYRGALHTPREHPHSLGWLLITTLIITFAGEIVGRALHYWSLVRIGI
- a CDS encoding DUF6457 domain-containing protein, translated to MTTLRSEEVAMSHHDDNPEKMARMRDWLEIAAREVDVDPSVLTDVEQPLLDMVSVISHGPSRPGAPLTAFLVGIATAQGGDTLQLVKKLMQAAEQRGQTRD
- a CDS encoding molybdenum cofactor guanylyltransferase, which translates into the protein MRHDHDMTNRRLDAVILAGGCAHRLGGVAKANLRVGTRRLLDVVLDAVDGAREGLEGSNVVVARESVEVPWSVIRTMEDPPGSGPLAGIRAGLQALPPAQPDDLVLVCAVDSPGIGRSIRQLREALEDDPLNHFAGAVTFGGVPKPHRQLLQGLYRRVPLEASIAAADTVVNRSVHSVLGGLCLLDLPVEPEACRDLDTPGDVEWWLRHIGD
- a CDS encoding molybdenum cofactor biosynthesis protein B, with the translated sequence MDEIRARVITVSDRCAAGAALDRSGPLAASLLAELGCSWLKVDPVTVVPDGIDSVGGALRDALENGCRLVVTTGGTGISPRDLTPEATEPLLVARLDGLAEQVRALGAHGSALAGLSRGLVGVTSRGDQAALIINAPGSTGGVRDTLTVIGPMLEHIFRQLAGGGH